The region TGAAAGTGAACGGCCTGCTGATGTTCAGCACGCTCGGTCCGGATTCGCTGAAGGAATTGCGCGGCGCCTACGCCGAGGTCGAGGCCGCGCATGGCGTTGCTTCGCGCCAGCATGTGATCGACTTTGTCGACATGCATGACCTGGGAGATATGCTGGTGGAGAGTGGTTTCGAGATTCCTGTGATGGATCAGGAAACACTCACTATTACGTATAAGTCGCCCGAGTCGCTGCTCGCGGACGTGCGCCGCTGGGGTGCCTATCCGTTCGAGCGCGAGGCCACCTCGAATGCCATCGCGCGTAGGCTGCACAAGGCTTTGCTGGGAGCGCTCGAAGCCCGTCGGCGCGCCGACGGCACGATCGCGCTGACCTTCGAGGTGATCTACGGCCACGCTTGGAAAGCCGTGCCGCGCACCACGGCTGAAGGTCATGGGATCGTGAGGATCGAGGATATCGGGCGAGGTTCGTCGAGGAATCGGTGAGGAACCAAGGAAGCGGTAAAGAGGACATCTGTTATGTCTGAAATTACCGCTTCAAAAGACGCGCGAAAGCTGTGTCAAAACGGCGCGGAGGCTTGTCGCACCTGGCTTGTAAGCCGATTGAGGCTTGCTTGTGGATGCTATGGATCGCGCCTATAATGCGTCAGTTTGTCGCCCGGAGTTCCCACATTTGGGGCGACAGGCCCGAAGCACAGGGCTGCAACATGAAGTGGCGCGGCGGTGATTGAGGGGCCGCTGATGGGCCGTTAGCGGTCGGTCGCGAGCAATGGCCGCAGGTGGCGCTTGGTGAGGGTCGGCAGGAGGCAGCGATGGAAGCATCAGATCTGCTGGCGGATTCAGAACCGGTTCTCAAAGACTGGACGATGAAGCGCAACTGTTCGATTTCGCCGCGGCAGTTTGTATGTTTCTACGTATCGCTTGCGTTGTTCTCGTTGGCAATTGCTTTCATGCTGGTTCTGGTCGGCGCCTGGCTGGTGTTGCCGTTCACCGGTATCGAATTGCTGGCGGTTGGCATCGCGTTTGCCATATATGCGCGTCATGCTGTCGATTACGAGCGCGTGCGGCTGTTTCAGAACCGGCTCGTGATCGAGCAGGTCAGCGCCGAGCGGCTCACGCAGTTTGAATTCAATCCGCGCTGGGTGCGGATCGAACCGGGCGCGACGCCACGTGACCAGATCAAACTGGTCTCGCGCGGCCAGACGATCATGATCGGGCAACATCTCGCGCAGTATCGGCGCGCGCAGTTCGCAGGCGAACTGCGTATGTGGCTCACGCGGTGTTAGACGTGTTGAGACGCGCGGCGTTCCCGGGGAGCGCGAGACAGCCTGCCAGCGGGGTCGAGGGTTTGAATGGAAATTTTGGGTAAGGAAGCTATGAAAACAATCAAGCGAGCCCTCATGGGCGTGCTGGCGATGAGCGGACTGCTTTTCGCCGGCGCGGCCCTGGCAGTGGGCGATGTTCCGGGCGGCCCTGCCGTCAACGAGATCAATCTCCAGCCGCCAGCGACGAAAATCGCTGAGGAGCTCTACAGCCTCCACACGTTCATGCTGATCCTGTGCACGGTGATCTTCATCGGCGTGTTCGCAGTGATGTTCTATTCGATGTTTGCGCACCGCAAATCGAAAGGCCACAAGGCTTCCCATTTCCACGAAAGCACTACCGTCGAAATCATCTGGACGATCGTGCCGTTCGTCATCGTCGTGCTGATGGCGCTCCCCGCCACCAAGACCGTCGTCGCGATGAAGGACACCACGAATGCCGACGTCACCATCAAGGTCACCGGCTACCAGTGGAAGTGGGGCTACGACTACGTGAAGGGTCCGGGTGAGGGCATCAGCTTCCTGTCCACGCTGGCCACGCCGCGTGCGGAAACCGATGGCCGTCAGCCGATTTCCACCACGTATCTGCAGGAAGTCGACAATCCGCTCGTCGTCCCGGTCGACAAGAAAATCCGCATCATCACTACCGCGAACGACGTGGTCCACTCCTGGTACGTGCCGGCTTTCGGCGTGAAGCAGGATGCGATTCCGGGTTTCGTGCGCGACACGTGGTTCAAGGCTGACAAGACGGGCACGTTCCGCGGCTTCTGTACCGAACTGTGCGGCAAGGAACACGCGTTCATGCCGGTGGTGGTCGAAGTGCTGTCGGCAGACGACTACGCGAAGTGGGTCGATGTGCAGAAGCAGAAAATGGCCGCCGGCCAGGACGATCCGAACAAGACCTACACCATGGCCGAGTTGATGGAGCGCGGCGGCAAGGTGTACGCATCGAACTGCGCGGTCTGCCACCAGCCGACCGGCAAGGGCGCAGGCGCATTCCCGGCGCTGGACGGCAGCAAGATCGCCAACGGCCCGATCGCAGAACATGTGAGTCTGGTGCTGAAGGGCAAGAACGCGATGCCTTCGTGGGCGCCGACGCTGAACGACGTTGAAATCGCTTCGGTCATCACGTACGAACGTAACTCTTGGGGCAATCACACCGGCGATATTCTCCAGCCGAAGCAGATTCTGGACGCCCGTAACGGCAAGCTGCCGGAAGGCGGCAACCATCTGGCCGACGCAGGCGCGGCTGCTAGCGGCGCGGAAGCGGCTTCGGGCGCCGCGTCTGCCTCGGGCGCTGAAGCGGCTGCGGCCGGTTCGGACAGTGCGGCAGCATCGCAAGCAGCCCTCCCGGCTAGCATCTACTTCGACATCGGCAAGAGCACATTGCCGGCCGACGCGAAAGCGGCGGTCGACGCGGCCGCGGCCTACGCGAAAGCGCACCCGGACGCCAAGTTCACGCTGTCGGGCTTCACCGACGCCACCGGCTCTGCCGAAGTCAACGCGAAGCTCGCGAAGACCCGTGCCGAAGCGGTGCGCGACGCACTGAAAGCAGCCGGCATTGCCGAAGATCACATCATTTTGAAGAAGCCGGAAACGATCACGGGCGGCACCGACGCGAAAGAGGCCCGGCGTGTTCAGATCAGCCCGGCTGCCTGACGTGTTCATGGTCAGCACCGCAGAATTCGCATTAGGAGATTGTCATGTCTAGCATCGGACACGATGTAGTCGCGGGCCACGAGCACGTGCACGGCGACCATGCCCACGAAACGCCGCACGGCTGGCGTCGTTGGCTGTTCGCAACCAATCACAAGGACATCGGTACGCTGTACCTGATCTTCTCGTTCATCATGTTCCTCTCCGGGGGCGTGATGGCGCTGATGATCCGTGCCGAACTGTTCGAGCCGGGTCTGCAGATCATGCGCCCCGAGTTCTTCAACCAGTTGACCACCATGCACGGCCTGATCATGGTGTTCGGCGCGATCATGCCGGCTTTCGTCGGCTTCGCGAACTGGATGGTGCCGCTGCAGATCGGTGCATCGGACATGGCTTTTGCGCGGATGAACAACTTCAGCTTCTGGCTGCTGCCGGTGGCTGCGGTGTTGCTGGTCGGCTCGTTCTTCGCACCGGGCGGCGCGACCGCCGCGGGCTGGACGCTGTACGCGCCGTTGTCGACGCAGATGGGCCCGGGCATGGACTTCGCGATTTTCGCGGTCCACTTGATGGGTGCGTCGTCGATCATGGGCGGGATCAACATCGTCGTGACGATCCTGAACATGCGTGCACCTGGCCTCACACTGATGAAGATGCCGATGTTCGTATGGACGTGGCTGATCACCGCGTACCTGCTGATTGCCGTGATGCCGGTTCTGGCGGGCGCGATTACCATGGTGCTGTTCGATCGCCACTTCGGCACGTCGTTCTTTAACGCGGCAGGCGGCGGCGACCCGGTCATGTACCAGCATATTTTCTGGTTCTTCGGGCACCCCGAGGTGTACATCATGATCTTGCCGGCGTTCGGGATCGTGTCGCAGGTGATCCCGGCGTTCTCGCGCAAGCCGCTGTTCGGCTATAGCTCGATGGTGTATGCAACCTCGTCAATCGCGATTCTGTCGTTCATGGTCTGGGCGCACCACATGTTCGCAACCGGCATGCCGGTGACGGGCCAGCTGTTCTTCATGTACGCGACGATGCTGATCGCCGTGCCGACGGGTGTGAAGGTGTTCAACTGGGTCGCGACGATGTGGCGCGGTTCGCTGTCCTTCGAAACGCCTATGCTGTTCGCGGTCGGCTTCCTGCTGGTGTTCACGTTCGGCGGTCTGTCGGGCCTGATGCTCGCTATGGCGCCGCTCGACATCCAGTATCACGGTACTTATTTCGTGGTGGCCCACTTCCACTACGTGCTGGTTGCGGGTTCGCTATTCGCGCTGTTCTCCGGGTGGTACTACTGGTCGCCGAAGTGGACCGGCTGGATGTACAACGAAACGCGCGGCAAGATCCACTTCTGGGCGTCGATGTTCTTCTTCAACCTCGCCTTCCTGCCGATGCACTTTGTCGGTCTCGCAGGTATGCCGCGTCGTTATGCTGATTACCCGGCACAGTTCACGGACTGGAACCAGGTGATCTCGATCGGTGCATTCGGCTTCGGTCTGGCACAGGTCTACTTCCTGTTCGCGGTTGCACTGCCGGCCTATCGTGGCGGTGGCGAGCACGAAGAAGCGGGCGACAAGCCGTGGGACGGCGCAACGGGCCTCGAATGGACCGTACCGAGCCCGGCTCCGTTCCACACGTTCGAAAACCCGCCGACCGTCGAGTAATCGTCGTTCTGGGCGGTTGCCGGTTCTGGCGGCGGGCGGCATGTCCCCGCCGGATCCCGGCAGCGAGCGAAGCAGTGGCGGCACCCTGTAGTCACGAAAGTATTCAGAAAGTCGAGCATGACGCGCAATCCTCAAGAAAGACGTACACCCGAGCAGATTCGCGCGGGCAATCGGCGAATCGGTATCGTGATGTTTGTCGT is a window of Paraburkholderia phytofirmans OLGA172 DNA encoding:
- the ctaD gene encoding cytochrome c oxidase subunit I, with the translated sequence MSSIGHDVVAGHEHVHGDHAHETPHGWRRWLFATNHKDIGTLYLIFSFIMFLSGGVMALMIRAELFEPGLQIMRPEFFNQLTTMHGLIMVFGAIMPAFVGFANWMVPLQIGASDMAFARMNNFSFWLLPVAAVLLVGSFFAPGGATAAGWTLYAPLSTQMGPGMDFAIFAVHLMGASSIMGGINIVVTILNMRAPGLTLMKMPMFVWTWLITAYLLIAVMPVLAGAITMVLFDRHFGTSFFNAAGGGDPVMYQHIFWFFGHPEVYIMILPAFGIVSQVIPAFSRKPLFGYSSMVYATSSIAILSFMVWAHHMFATGMPVTGQLFFMYATMLIAVPTGVKVFNWVATMWRGSLSFETPMLFAVGFLLVFTFGGLSGLMLAMAPLDIQYHGTYFVVAHFHYVLVAGSLFALFSGWYYWSPKWTGWMYNETRGKIHFWASMFFFNLAFLPMHFVGLAGMPRRYADYPAQFTDWNQVISIGAFGFGLAQVYFLFAVALPAYRGGGEHEEAGDKPWDGATGLEWTVPSPAPFHTFENPPTVE
- a CDS encoding cytochrome oxidase small assembly protein, translated to MTRNPQERRTPEQIRAGNRRIGIVMFVVAAAFFASVIIHQKWFS
- a CDS encoding DUF2244 domain-containing protein, with protein sequence MEASDLLADSEPVLKDWTMKRNCSISPRQFVCFYVSLALFSLAIAFMLVLVGAWLVLPFTGIELLAVGIAFAIYARHAVDYERVRLFQNRLVIEQVSAERLTQFEFNPRWVRIEPGATPRDQIKLVSRGQTIMIGQHLAQYRRAQFAGELRMWLTRC
- the coxB gene encoding cytochrome c oxidase subunit II; protein product: MEILGKEAMKTIKRALMGVLAMSGLLFAGAALAVGDVPGGPAVNEINLQPPATKIAEELYSLHTFMLILCTVIFIGVFAVMFYSMFAHRKSKGHKASHFHESTTVEIIWTIVPFVIVVLMALPATKTVVAMKDTTNADVTIKVTGYQWKWGYDYVKGPGEGISFLSTLATPRAETDGRQPISTTYLQEVDNPLVVPVDKKIRIITTANDVVHSWYVPAFGVKQDAIPGFVRDTWFKADKTGTFRGFCTELCGKEHAFMPVVVEVLSADDYAKWVDVQKQKMAAGQDDPNKTYTMAELMERGGKVYASNCAVCHQPTGKGAGAFPALDGSKIANGPIAEHVSLVLKGKNAMPSWAPTLNDVEIASVITYERNSWGNHTGDILQPKQILDARNGKLPEGGNHLADAGAAASGAEAASGAASASGAEAAAAGSDSAAASQAALPASIYFDIGKSTLPADAKAAVDAAAAYAKAHPDAKFTLSGFTDATGSAEVNAKLAKTRAEAVRDALKAAGIAEDHIILKKPETITGGTDAKEARRVQISPAA